In Bythopirellula goksoeyrii, a single window of DNA contains:
- a CDS encoding type II toxin-antitoxin system VapC family toxin: MSSVLIDTQAMIWIVEDNPNLSERGLALADNRTTQRLFSVASIWEMAIKIAIGKLDLKHGTLDEFLSIIKDNEVELLQVQALEAVDVALLSQGDHKDPFDRLIAAQCLRYDLTLVSIDSEFDQYGVRRVW; encoded by the coding sequence ATGAGTTCGGTGCTAATTGACACACAGGCGATGATCTGGATCGTTGAGGACAATCCTAACCTCTCGGAGCGTGGGTTGGCGCTGGCGGACAATAGAACTACTCAACGGTTATTCAGTGTTGCGAGCATCTGGGAGATGGCGATCAAGATCGCGATTGGCAAGCTTGATTTGAAACATGGCACTCTCGATGAATTTTTGAGCATCATCAAAGACAATGAGGTCGAATTGCTTCAAGTTCAGGCCCTTGAGGCTGTTGACGTTGCTTTACTGTCGCAAGGTGATCACAAAGATCCCTTCGACCGCCTTATCGCAGCGCAATGTCTACGGTACGATTTAACATTAGTCTCAATCGACTCGGAGTTCGATCAATACGGAGTACGGCGAGTGTGGTAA
- the xdhB gene encoding xanthine dehydrogenase molybdopterin binding subunit — MTSIGKPLPHDSARGHVTGSALFIDDMPAQVGELHVGFVGSPVACGEIVRIDVQAALETPGVVACYTAEDVAGHNVFGLIVADDPFLAREEVMYVGQPVVVVAAETPAALELGRRAVEIECREKTPVLTIEQAIQENRFLGPVRKIARGRVDENLTSAPHRLQGTFKSGGQEQFYLESQAALAYPGEQGQIVVHSSTQNPTEIQAVIAEVLGLGQHEVVCICKRMGGAFGGKETQAAIPAIMAALVASKTGRAARVIYNKDDDMCVTGKRHEYFTRWECGFDDAGHLLALRCEYFSNGGATTDLSPSVMERTLLHGDNAYYLPHVEFTGKVCFTNLPPNTAFRGFGGPQGMIVIENVLESIAEKLGLDALEIRRANVYGVGSRNVTPYGQVVDKNHLPEIFETLAEDSDYQRRRIEIADFNAKSRLQVRGLALTGMKFGISFTTKFLNQGNSLVNIYTDGTIQVSTGATEMGQGVNVKIRQLVADEFAIDPRRVLMMATSTEKNNNTSPTAASAGTDLNGAAAVVACQEIKSRLRTFAAEHLADSESGLVASPEHICFAEGSVHDDRRPQVRIPFEQLCEDARRDRVDLGARGFFATPGIDFNRETGRGTPFFYFTQGAAVAEVVIDRFNGEMRVLRADLLIDIGRSINPGVDRGQIIGGFVQGMGWVTNECLTYNEKGELLSHSPTTYKIPAVTDIPPEFNVRMFPNHDNTHNIGSSKAVGEPPLMLALSVWAAVRNALSYVKPGAEIDLKSPATGEEILRVMTALEKDTTTNTLEVPARLES, encoded by the coding sequence ATGACCTCCATCGGAAAACCATTGCCACATGATTCGGCGCGCGGGCATGTTACCGGTAGCGCCTTGTTTATTGATGATATGCCGGCGCAGGTGGGAGAGTTGCATGTTGGATTTGTGGGCAGCCCGGTTGCTTGTGGTGAGATTGTGCGGATCGACGTGCAAGCCGCTCTGGAAACACCTGGCGTCGTGGCTTGCTACACGGCTGAGGACGTGGCGGGGCATAATGTCTTTGGCCTCATCGTCGCCGATGATCCTTTTCTGGCTCGTGAGGAGGTGATGTATGTCGGGCAACCGGTAGTGGTAGTAGCGGCGGAGACGCCTGCGGCCCTGGAACTTGGTCGGCGCGCCGTGGAGATTGAATGCCGAGAGAAAACACCGGTGCTGACCATTGAGCAGGCGATTCAAGAGAATCGCTTTCTGGGACCTGTGCGAAAAATCGCCCGCGGGCGTGTCGACGAGAACCTTACTTCCGCTCCACACCGTTTGCAGGGGACCTTCAAAAGTGGCGGGCAGGAGCAGTTTTACCTTGAATCGCAGGCCGCGCTTGCCTATCCGGGCGAGCAGGGGCAGATTGTCGTCCACTCGTCTACGCAGAATCCAACCGAGATTCAGGCGGTCATCGCTGAGGTGTTGGGACTCGGTCAACACGAAGTCGTCTGCATCTGCAAGCGAATGGGGGGAGCGTTCGGTGGCAAGGAGACCCAGGCGGCGATTCCCGCCATCATGGCGGCGCTGGTTGCCTCGAAGACTGGCCGTGCGGCTCGGGTGATATACAACAAAGACGACGACATGTGCGTCACCGGCAAGCGACACGAATATTTTACGCGTTGGGAGTGTGGATTCGACGATGCGGGGCATTTGTTGGCATTGCGGTGTGAGTACTTTTCAAACGGCGGGGCCACGACCGACCTTTCCCCCTCGGTGATGGAACGCACTCTACTCCACGGCGACAATGCTTATTACCTGCCGCATGTGGAGTTCACGGGCAAGGTGTGCTTTACAAACCTCCCACCCAATACGGCGTTTCGAGGTTTCGGTGGACCACAGGGGATGATTGTCATCGAGAATGTGCTGGAGTCGATAGCTGAGAAGTTGGGCCTTGATGCGCTGGAGATTCGCCGGGCGAATGTCTATGGCGTTGGCAGTCGCAATGTGACCCCCTATGGCCAAGTGGTCGACAAGAATCACTTGCCGGAGATTTTTGAAACCCTTGCCGAAGATTCGGATTACCAGCGACGTCGTATAGAGATTGCCGACTTCAATGCCAAGTCGCGCCTGCAGGTGCGCGGTCTAGCGCTCACGGGGATGAAGTTTGGCATCTCGTTCACGACCAAGTTTCTCAACCAAGGCAATTCGCTCGTAAATATTTACACCGACGGTACGATTCAGGTCTCGACCGGGGCCACGGAAATGGGGCAGGGGGTGAACGTAAAGATTAGGCAACTGGTGGCCGACGAATTTGCCATTGATCCGCGCCGGGTGTTGATGATGGCAACCAGCACAGAGAAGAACAACAATACTTCGCCTACGGCGGCGTCGGCTGGCACCGACCTGAATGGGGCCGCTGCAGTCGTGGCTTGCCAGGAAATCAAGTCCCGCCTGCGTACCTTCGCCGCCGAGCATCTGGCTGACAGTGAGTCGGGGCTGGTCGCCTCGCCGGAGCATATTTGCTTTGCCGAGGGGAGCGTGCATGACGACCGGCGACCTCAGGTGCGGATTCCGTTTGAACAGTTGTGCGAGGATGCCCGGCGGGACCGGGTTGATTTGGGTGCCCGCGGGTTCTTTGCTACACCGGGGATTGACTTCAATCGCGAGACGGGTCGCGGTACGCCCTTTTTCTATTTCACCCAGGGGGCGGCTGTAGCTGAGGTGGTCATCGATCGCTTTAATGGCGAGATGCGCGTCTTGCGGGCGGATCTCTTGATTGACATTGGCCGGTCGATCAACCCGGGGGTGGATCGGGGTCAGATCATCGGCGGATTTGTGCAGGGAATGGGCTGGGTCACGAACGAGTGTCTCACCTACAATGAGAAGGGTGAACTCCTGTCCCATTCGCCAACGACGTACAAGATCCCCGCTGTGACCGACATCCCCCCGGAGTTCAACGTCCGCATGTTCCCCAATCACGACAACACGCATAACATTGGCAGCAGCAAGGCCGTCGGCGAACCGCCGCTCATGTTGGCGCTCTCGGTGTGGGCTGCAGTGCGAAATGCGCTTTCCTACGTCAAGCCGGGCGCGGAGATTGATCTGAAGTCACCGGCCACGGGGGAGGAGATTTTGCGTGTGATGACAGCGCTGGAGAAAGATACAACGACAAATACTTTGGAAGTTCCCGCACGACTAGAATCGTGA
- a CDS encoding OPT family oligopeptide transporter, producing the protein MPENETVPTVDSDIKYTPQPGERQLTARALIAGCLVGSVVSCTNIYIALKIGWSFGASIITAVLSYSIFSWFNNKLSVMETNIAQTAGSAAGYMSTAAGLVAPIPAMIMLGYEVSFPSLFMWAVAVAFLGVFFAVPLRRQYVEVEKLRFPTGTAAAETILAMYSEAGDAVLKARVLLWSALGAGLFTLAYKFFPQLEEPPLEEWLGWGMLATAAAWGFKLYIGPSLFGAGLLIGPRVVWSLLAGAVLGWAILGPIAQSQGWAPGENMSYADGAKGWILWPGVAIMVCESLMALALSWRTFVRTFTTKTSLGEAAADPEAIPNSWWIGGLMAGSIVTIILADYTFNIPWYLTIVAIPLSAVLASVAVRSLGETDINPVGGVGKVTQLVFGGIAPGQMDINLMAAAITGGGASQAADMMQDLKTGHLLGASPRKQLVAQLIGNCAGVLFAVPAYWLITSGYELGGSDIPAPAAQAWKAMAELLADGLGALPPMAPQALLIAACVGAILPLLRRSAALRPYIPNGLALGIAFIIPPYYSLVMFYGLVAWYIWRWINPAALEKLSYAVAAGLIAGEGLMGIVNAALTILGVKPLT; encoded by the coding sequence ATGCCTGAAAACGAAACCGTCCCTACAGTAGACTCCGACATCAAATACACCCCTCAACCGGGCGAACGCCAACTCACCGCTCGAGCTCTTATCGCGGGTTGTCTGGTCGGAAGCGTCGTCTCCTGCACCAATATCTACATAGCCCTCAAGATTGGTTGGTCATTCGGCGCGTCTATCATCACCGCGGTCTTGAGCTACTCGATTTTTTCGTGGTTCAATAACAAGCTCTCCGTTATGGAAACCAACATTGCCCAAACAGCCGGCTCGGCAGCAGGCTACATGTCCACTGCAGCAGGATTAGTAGCCCCCATTCCAGCGATGATCATGCTTGGATACGAGGTCTCGTTCCCTTCGTTGTTCATGTGGGCAGTGGCAGTCGCGTTTCTCGGTGTCTTTTTCGCTGTTCCCTTAAGACGCCAATACGTGGAAGTCGAGAAGCTTCGATTTCCCACGGGCACCGCTGCCGCTGAAACCATTCTGGCTATGTATAGCGAAGCGGGAGACGCGGTGCTCAAGGCGCGTGTACTCTTGTGGTCGGCCCTGGGGGCCGGGCTTTTTACCTTGGCGTACAAGTTTTTTCCGCAACTCGAGGAACCTCCCCTTGAAGAATGGTTGGGCTGGGGAATGCTTGCAACAGCTGCCGCTTGGGGATTCAAACTCTACATAGGACCTTCTCTCTTTGGAGCAGGCCTGCTGATTGGCCCTCGCGTGGTGTGGTCGCTTTTAGCTGGGGCAGTGCTGGGGTGGGCAATACTTGGACCGATAGCACAATCTCAGGGTTGGGCCCCGGGAGAGAATATGAGTTATGCCGATGGCGCAAAAGGCTGGATTCTCTGGCCGGGGGTCGCGATCATGGTTTGCGAATCACTCATGGCTTTGGCCCTTTCGTGGCGAACTTTTGTGAGGACCTTTACCACCAAGACATCACTTGGCGAGGCCGCAGCCGACCCGGAAGCCATTCCGAATAGTTGGTGGATCGGAGGACTGATGGCGGGATCCATCGTCACCATCATCTTGGCAGACTACACATTCAACATCCCTTGGTATCTCACGATCGTGGCCATCCCGCTCTCCGCCGTCCTTGCCTCGGTGGCAGTTCGATCACTTGGCGAGACGGATATTAATCCCGTCGGTGGGGTTGGCAAAGTGACTCAGTTGGTATTTGGCGGAATTGCTCCCGGACAGATGGACATTAACCTTATGGCGGCGGCAATCACAGGCGGTGGAGCCAGCCAAGCCGCAGACATGATGCAAGACCTTAAGACAGGGCATCTATTGGGTGCTTCGCCTCGAAAGCAACTGGTCGCCCAACTTATTGGCAACTGTGCCGGAGTTCTCTTTGCTGTACCAGCCTATTGGCTGATCACCAGCGGCTATGAGCTTGGCGGCTCTGACATTCCCGCGCCCGCTGCGCAAGCTTGGAAGGCCATGGCCGAGCTATTGGCTGATGGCTTGGGTGCACTTCCACCGATGGCGCCTCAAGCACTATTGATCGCCGCCTGTGTCGGGGCAATTCTGCCACTGCTGAGACGTTCCGCTGCACTTCGCCCTTATATCCCAAACGGCTTGGCATTGGGAATCGCCTTTATCATCCCGCCCTACTATTCGCTGGTGATGTTCTATGGACTGGTCGCCTGGTACATCTGGCGTTGGATCAATCCTGCTGCCCTCGAGAAGCTAAGCTATGCCGTCGCAGCAGGACTCATTGCCGGCGAGGGCCTGATGGGCATCGTCAACGCCGCCCTCACGATATTGGGTGTAAAACCATTAACATAG
- a CDS encoding xanthine dehydrogenase small subunit, translating into MRDFLLLYINGVRHQIHAHQARMSLSDFLRRELGQIGTKIVCSEGDCGACSVLVGRVHEDGLRYEAIDSCIAFLFQLDSTHIVTVEGLAKAGSMNDVQQALVDCHGSQCGFCTPGFAMAMTAMQENDCSKDADSMRTGLTGNLCRCTGYVSILEAGLTAELAEGDRMDVLYPSEPMLQDFYAHSAEDIALIEDSTPPLLKKLSSPASISTNGQGKGFAASRVLCPVTLASALEVLREWPQSMIVAGATDIGVRVNKGQALPETILDLNRVKELEQLGVVDGKLVMGARASWTEVESLCRQQLEEFYQIVKVFGAPQIRNMGTVGGNVINASPIADSLPFYFVMDAELELRSAEGSRTVNINDFYQGYKKFDLQPGELLTRVTVPLPDEGELLRLFKVSRRLDLDISSFTAAIRIRLDGSRIAEAALAFGAVGPTVLRARNTEDFLVGREFSEATMREAGELAVAEVTPISDVRGSEDYRLQLTRNVFVKFYLEHQPDAVLL; encoded by the coding sequence ATGCGCGACTTCTTATTGCTCTACATCAATGGTGTCCGTCACCAAATTCACGCGCACCAGGCGCGGATGTCGCTCTCGGATTTTCTCCGTCGAGAGCTGGGCCAGATTGGTACAAAGATTGTATGCAGTGAGGGGGATTGCGGAGCGTGTTCGGTGTTAGTAGGTCGCGTCCATGAAGATGGGCTCCGCTATGAAGCAATCGATTCTTGTATCGCGTTTTTGTTTCAACTCGATTCGACGCACATTGTTACTGTGGAAGGACTTGCCAAGGCAGGCTCCATGAACGACGTGCAACAGGCACTGGTCGATTGCCACGGTTCGCAGTGTGGCTTCTGCACACCAGGATTTGCCATGGCGATGACGGCCATGCAAGAAAATGATTGTTCGAAAGATGCGGACTCGATGCGGACAGGTCTCACCGGGAACTTGTGCCGCTGCACAGGATATGTGTCGATTCTCGAAGCGGGGCTCACGGCGGAACTTGCCGAAGGCGATCGGATGGATGTGCTCTATCCCTCGGAGCCGATGCTGCAGGATTTCTATGCCCACTCGGCTGAAGATATCGCATTGATTGAAGACTCCACACCTCCGCTACTCAAGAAGCTCTCATCGCCGGCGAGCATTTCCACGAATGGCCAAGGAAAGGGGTTTGCCGCGTCACGGGTTCTTTGTCCAGTGACGTTGGCCAGCGCACTTGAGGTACTTCGCGAATGGCCGCAGTCTATGATCGTGGCGGGGGCCACGGACATTGGGGTGCGCGTGAACAAAGGGCAGGCGTTGCCGGAGACGATTCTGGATTTAAATCGCGTGAAGGAATTGGAGCAGCTGGGAGTTGTTGATGGAAAGCTTGTGATGGGAGCGCGGGCGTCCTGGACGGAAGTGGAATCGCTATGCCGCCAGCAGTTGGAGGAGTTTTATCAGATTGTGAAGGTGTTTGGGGCGCCGCAGATTCGCAACATGGGCACCGTGGGGGGCAACGTGATCAATGCTTCACCGATTGCCGACTCGTTGCCGTTTTACTTTGTGATGGATGCCGAGTTGGAGTTGCGTTCCGCTGAAGGCAGCCGCACGGTGAATATCAACGATTTTTACCAAGGCTACAAGAAGTTTGATCTACAGCCCGGCGAACTGCTTACACGGGTGACGGTGCCATTGCCAGACGAAGGAGAATTACTGCGTTTGTTCAAGGTGTCGCGTCGGCTAGATTTGGATATCTCGTCGTTCACGGCAGCGATTCGAATTCGACTCGATGGAAGCAGAATTGCTGAGGCAGCGTTGGCATTTGGAGCGGTCGGCCCGACGGTGCTGCGGGCTCGCAATACGGAAGATTTTCTCGTCGGCCGTGAATTCAGTGAAGCAACGATGCGAGAGGCGGGTGAACTGGCAGTGGCGGAGGTGACGCCAATTAGCGATGTGCGGGGGAGCGAAGACTATCGCTTGCAGCTAACCAGGAATGTATTCGTGAAGTTTTACTTGGAGCATCAACCGGATGCGGTGTTGTTATGA
- a CDS encoding DUF2281 domain-containing protein: MATLPTVNAHFDGTVIVPDEPLKLAPGEKLRVTIERAPAESDQPRRSLRGIAKGMFGMGDDFNAPLDCFDEYR, translated from the coding sequence ATGGCCACGCTACCCACTGTAAATGCCCATTTCGATGGCACCGTGATCGTGCCAGACGAGCCCTTGAAACTCGCCCCAGGTGAGAAACTCCGGGTGACTATCGAACGTGCCCCTGCGGAGTCGGACCAGCCACGTCGCTCGTTACGTGGAATCGCCAAAGGCATGTTTGGGATGGGGGACGATTTCAATGCTCCGCTTGACTGTTTTGATGAGTACCGCTGA
- the xdhC gene encoding xanthine dehydrogenase accessory protein XdhC: protein MAPHGFVERLAELARVGEPFVSVTMVEAVGSTPQDTGSKMLVTTEGLSSGTVGGGKVEHKAIQHAQAMLADTSGQAPVHQLVEWNLQRDVGMTCGGVVKLFFETYNHSDWQVVIFGAGHVASAVTSCLGQINCHTRCIDSRSEWLDKIADRDRLTKIRTDDLPAQVAALPSDAFVLCITMGHGTDRPVLAEIFRQGRTFPYLGVIGSRAKRGVLVRELVADGIPREQAEAFHCPIGLPLGTNEPGEIAISVVAELIQERDRWRGKK from the coding sequence ATGGCTCCACACGGCTTTGTTGAACGACTTGCGGAACTAGCTCGGGTTGGCGAACCGTTTGTCAGCGTGACCATGGTCGAAGCGGTCGGCAGCACTCCGCAGGACACCGGCAGCAAGATGCTGGTTACGACCGAGGGCTTATCGTCAGGCACCGTCGGCGGTGGCAAGGTAGAGCACAAGGCGATTCAACACGCCCAGGCGATGCTTGCCGATACTTCAGGACAGGCACCCGTGCATCAACTGGTCGAGTGGAACCTGCAGCGCGACGTGGGGATGACCTGCGGTGGTGTAGTTAAACTGTTCTTCGAGACCTACAACCACAGCGATTGGCAGGTCGTCATCTTCGGAGCCGGCCACGTTGCGTCGGCAGTGACAAGTTGCCTGGGGCAGATTAACTGTCACACCCGCTGCATCGATTCTCGCAGTGAGTGGCTAGACAAGATCGCCGACCGCGACCGGCTCACCAAGATCCGCACCGACGACCTCCCCGCCCAGGTCGCCGCTTTACCGAGCGATGCGTTTGTATTATGCATCACCATGGGCCACGGCACCGACCGCCCCGTGCTCGCGGAGATTTTCCGCCAAGGCCGCACTTTCCCTTACCTTGGTGTCATTGGCAGCCGCGCGAAGCGAGGCGTGCTGGTGCGGGAACTTGTCGCCGACGGCATCCCGCGCGAACAGGCCGAGGCATTTCACTGTCCGATCGGTTTGCCCCTGGGAACGAACGAACCGGGCGAGATTGCCATCAGCGTAGTGGCGGAGTTGATTCAGGAGCGGGATCGGTGGCGGGGAAAAAAGTGA
- a CDS encoding aldo/keto reductase: protein MQYRTLGKTDLRVSEIGLGCWQLGGDFGTMEDERAVAILDEAAKQGITFWDTADVYGAGLSESRIGRWCEENCDQAGQPRPTIVTKVGRSGELYPDKYTKERVRANLTASLERIGGDSLDLVQLHCVPIDLIKQGDILAWLEDFKSEGLIRHYGASVETIEEALYCVAQPGIATLQIIFSLFRQDAVEKLFAAAQRANVGIIVRLPLASGLLGGKMAASQQFAAEDHRHFNRDGQCFNVGETFAGLPFEKGVSLVEELKQLAPNDLPLGRFALRWILDHPAVSTIIAGSSRPEQVAENAQASDMAPLDGALHEELAAFYLARVRPLVRGAV from the coding sequence ATGCAGTATCGCACTCTAGGAAAGACCGATCTCCGGGTGTCGGAGATCGGCCTCGGTTGCTGGCAATTGGGTGGCGATTTCGGCACGATGGAAGATGAGCGGGCCGTCGCAATTCTCGACGAAGCCGCTAAGCAGGGGATCACTTTCTGGGATACTGCCGACGTCTATGGGGCGGGGCTTAGCGAATCTCGCATTGGACGCTGGTGTGAAGAAAACTGTGACCAAGCGGGACAACCTCGACCTACTATCGTCACCAAGGTCGGTCGAAGTGGCGAACTCTACCCAGACAAGTACACCAAGGAGCGGGTGCGGGCGAATTTGACGGCATCGCTGGAACGAATTGGAGGTGATTCGCTTGATTTGGTTCAGTTGCATTGCGTGCCAATCGATCTCATCAAGCAGGGAGACATTCTCGCCTGGCTGGAGGACTTCAAGAGCGAAGGCCTGATTCGCCATTATGGGGCGAGCGTCGAAACGATTGAAGAAGCACTCTATTGTGTCGCCCAGCCGGGGATCGCAACGCTGCAGATCATTTTCAGCTTGTTTCGGCAGGATGCCGTCGAAAAGTTGTTCGCCGCCGCTCAGCGGGCCAATGTTGGCATCATCGTGCGGTTGCCGCTAGCGAGCGGGCTCTTGGGTGGCAAGATGGCTGCTAGCCAGCAATTTGCTGCCGAAGATCACCGCCATTTCAATCGCGATGGGCAATGTTTTAACGTGGGAGAAACCTTCGCAGGATTGCCCTTCGAGAAGGGGGTAAGCCTGGTCGAAGAGCTCAAACAGCTAGCTCCGAACGACTTGCCTTTAGGACGGTTTGCCTTGCGCTGGATATTGGATCACCCGGCTGTGAGCACGATCATTGCGGGATCAAGCCGACCAGAACAGGTAGCCGAAAACGCCCAGGCCAGCGACATGGCACCCTTGGACGGCGCATTACACGAGGAACTCGCGGCATTCTATCTAGCCCGGGTCAGGCCTTTAGTGCGCGGTGCGGTTTGA
- a CDS encoding glycosyltransferase codes for MNATATDQDPTTETLELRDQYPSISLVLPAYNEAATIQQAVDEAVAALSELTHDFEVLVVDDGSTDATAELVNQAAGKLPQVRLLRQPQNLGYGAALRRGFSEATKQLVGFTDADCQFDLTELDRLVMLARDYDIVTGYRIDRQDPWLRRMYSAGYNVLVRNLLGTRVRDCDCALKLFHREVLAQLPITTDGFLINAEMLSQARQLDLSIVEVGVSHRPRAGGVSKVSVLEIPVVFATLARYWWNKMMFPATFADDRADQTTWPTRKFALMTLLLTVIASTLLFTNLMYALIEPDETRYAQIALEMVHSGDWLVPRLHGKAYLDKPPLLYWLTASSYSLFGENQMSARLPCAVASLLTVLATFLLGWRLVGMRSAWIGALMLSLTGGFVLAGRFLLMDSLLSLFSTVGLLCALRAIYEPRRALFWWLVTGVACGLGVMTKGPVAPVLCFPPIVALAWLTRNYSMFRLRNLLAVTVPTMLISAPWFWQVAASQSEFIGYFFWKHNIHRFVTGLNHAQPWWFYLPVLALGMLPSTFFVPAMVVFLGRKNAEACQARTQELGALLLSSAWIVGFFSLSRCKLPTYILPAMPLLSLSLGKMLGDCRWSSIPSQANVLIEEYSSRAARQLVLGCTVLALVLLIAHVVVTPNAIWLALVIGLVPLVGCVLLWKNQLTSDRRLVAATVGMSLLVTIIGYCRVVPECANLRSVPQSAVRLQAELNGSTPIVLFGQPPEVTSFSIQTATVEFSRDQSAQFKKFMAEHLEAVVVADRAELKELGEICSDGIQLSAPKSNDRVYVATWRAGSIVARPRRSAQRDPIVPIYK; via the coding sequence ATGAATGCCACTGCGACGGATCAAGATCCGACTACGGAGACGCTAGAACTGCGCGATCAATATCCGAGCATTTCGCTTGTGCTGCCGGCGTACAACGAAGCAGCCACGATTCAGCAAGCGGTTGATGAAGCAGTCGCGGCTCTGTCGGAGTTGACCCATGATTTTGAAGTGCTTGTGGTCGACGACGGCAGTACCGACGCCACAGCGGAGTTGGTAAATCAGGCTGCTGGCAAACTGCCGCAAGTCCGTCTGCTACGACAACCGCAGAATCTCGGTTATGGCGCGGCTCTGCGACGTGGGTTTAGTGAAGCTACGAAACAGCTTGTCGGTTTCACTGACGCCGACTGCCAATTCGATCTAACGGAACTCGATCGATTGGTGATGCTTGCACGAGATTACGATATCGTGACTGGCTATCGCATCGACCGTCAAGATCCTTGGCTACGGCGGATGTACTCGGCAGGGTACAACGTGCTCGTGCGAAACTTGTTGGGAACGCGGGTTCGGGACTGCGACTGTGCTTTGAAACTATTTCATCGCGAGGTGCTCGCCCAATTACCGATCACGACAGACGGGTTCCTAATAAATGCCGAGATGCTCTCCCAAGCGCGACAGCTTGATCTCTCGATTGTAGAAGTTGGCGTATCGCACCGGCCACGTGCTGGCGGAGTGAGCAAGGTTTCTGTGCTGGAGATTCCCGTGGTCTTTGCCACACTGGCGCGTTACTGGTGGAACAAGATGATGTTTCCTGCGACGTTTGCTGACGATCGCGCGGATCAGACGACATGGCCAACACGTAAGTTTGCCTTGATGACTCTTCTCTTGACAGTGATCGCGTCGACACTGTTGTTCACGAATCTAATGTATGCACTTATCGAACCCGATGAAACGCGTTATGCGCAAATTGCACTGGAAATGGTGCATTCAGGTGACTGGCTCGTTCCACGACTCCATGGCAAAGCCTATCTGGACAAGCCTCCCCTCTTGTATTGGCTCACAGCTAGTAGCTATTCGCTTTTTGGCGAAAACCAGATGAGTGCGCGTCTTCCGTGCGCCGTAGCCTCACTCTTGACGGTGTTAGCAACTTTCCTGCTGGGATGGAGACTTGTGGGAATGAGGTCGGCTTGGATAGGGGCCTTGATGCTAAGTCTGACTGGCGGGTTTGTCCTTGCTGGACGGTTCTTGTTGATGGATAGTCTGCTTTCTCTCTTCTCCACGGTGGGCTTGCTCTGCGCATTGCGAGCAATCTACGAACCTCGCCGTGCTCTCTTCTGGTGGTTGGTGACTGGGGTTGCTTGCGGGTTGGGAGTGATGACCAAAGGTCCCGTTGCCCCGGTGCTCTGTTTTCCCCCGATCGTGGCCTTGGCGTGGCTCACAAGAAACTACTCGATGTTTCGGTTGCGGAATCTACTCGCAGTGACGGTTCCCACGATGTTGATCTCCGCGCCATGGTTTTGGCAAGTCGCCGCGAGCCAGTCGGAGTTTATCGGCTACTTTTTCTGGAAACACAACATACATCGCTTCGTAACCGGACTGAATCATGCTCAGCCCTGGTGGTTTTATCTGCCGGTGTTAGCACTGGGGATGCTGCCGAGTACATTTTTTGTACCAGCCATGGTGGTCTTTCTCGGACGTAAGAATGCAGAGGCTTGTCAGGCCCGCACTCAAGAGTTGGGTGCACTGCTGCTCTCCAGCGCATGGATCGTGGGATTCTTTTCGCTTTCGAGATGCAAGCTCCCCACGTACATTCTCCCAGCGATGCCCTTGTTGTCGTTGTCTCTCGGGAAAATGTTGGGAGATTGTAGATGGTCTTCTATCCCTTCGCAGGCCAATGTCCTCATTGAAGAGTATTCGTCGCGTGCTGCCAGGCAGTTGGTACTCGGATGCACCGTGTTGGCTTTGGTGTTGTTGATCGCGCATGTGGTGGTTACGCCTAACGCAATATGGCTGGCACTTGTGATTGGCCTTGTGCCATTGGTTGGCTGTGTGCTGTTGTGGAAGAACCAACTCACGTCCGACCGGCGCTTGGTCGCTGCTACGGTGGGGATGAGTCTGCTGGTCACTATTATTGGCTACTGCCGAGTGGTACCCGAGTGTGCCAACCTCAGGTCTGTTCCGCAGTCGGCTGTTAGATTGCAAGCAGAGTTAAATGGATCGACGCCCATCGTGCTATTCGGCCAACCACCTGAAGTGACCTCTTTTTCGATCCAAACGGCAACCGTTGAATTCTCCCGTGACCAAAGCGCTCAATTCAAGAAGTTTATGGCAGAACACCTTGAGGCAGTGGTGGTGGCCGATCGAGCAGAGTTAAAAGAACTTGGCGAAATCTGCTCCGACGGAATCCAATTGTCGGCCCCCAAATCGAACGACCGAGTTTACGTGGCTACTTGGCGTGCTGGGTCGATAGTAGCGCGTCCCAGGCGAAGTGCCCAGCGAGATCCAATAGTTCCAATTTATAAGTAG